The following coding sequences lie in one Mycobacterium sp. DL440 genomic window:
- a CDS encoding DedA family protein, translating into MPDFMDPLHLIGSFGTWALVGILVVVFVESGVLFPVLPGDSLLFVAGMLAAGTAAQGTSVDANFELWQLLVFIPVAAILGGQVGYLIGRFIGVEMFKPDARVLKQKYLDEAHAFFEQRGPFAIVIARFVPIVRTLAPLVAGAAKMRYSVFTTFNVLGAVVWGVGLVLLGYWLGQFEIIQNLLEPIFILIVVASVAPMFYEWLKRRSAAKKADAPQA; encoded by the coding sequence ATGCCGGATTTCATGGATCCACTGCACCTCATCGGATCCTTCGGCACCTGGGCCCTGGTGGGCATTCTCGTCGTCGTGTTCGTCGAGTCAGGCGTGCTGTTCCCCGTCCTGCCGGGCGACTCGTTGCTGTTCGTCGCGGGCATGCTCGCGGCGGGCACCGCCGCCCAGGGAACCTCGGTGGACGCCAACTTCGAACTCTGGCAGCTACTGGTGTTCATCCCCGTCGCGGCGATCCTCGGCGGACAGGTCGGCTACCTCATCGGTCGGTTCATCGGTGTCGAGATGTTCAAACCCGACGCCCGGGTCCTGAAGCAGAAGTACCTCGACGAGGCCCACGCATTCTTCGAGCAGCGCGGCCCGTTCGCGATCGTCATCGCCCGGTTCGTGCCGATCGTGCGGACGCTGGCACCGCTCGTCGCCGGCGCCGCGAAGATGCGCTATTCGGTGTTCACGACGTTCAACGTCCTGGGAGCGGTGGTGTGGGGCGTCGGCCTCGTGCTCCTGGGCTACTGGCTGGGTCAGTTCGAGATCATCCAGAATCTGCTCGAGCCGATCTTCATCCTGATCGTCGTCGCCTCCGTCGCTCCGATGTTCTACGAGTGGCTCAAGCGTCGCAGCGCCGCCAAGAAAGCCGACGCTCCGCAGGCCTAG
- the fbaA gene encoding class II fructose-bisphosphate aldolase: MPIATPEVYAEMLGRAKEHSFAFPAINCVGSESINAAIKGFADAGSDGIIQFSTGGAEFASGLGVKDMVTGAVALAEFAHVIADRYPITVALHTDHCPKDKLDTYVRPLLAISSERVSAGRAPLFQSHMWDGSAVPIDENLAIAQELLKLSAEAKIVLEVEIGVVGGEEDGVEAEINEKLYTSSEDFEKTIDALGAGEQGAYLLAATFGNVHGVYKPGNVVLKPDVLAEGQRVAAAKLGLSDDAKPFDFVFHGGSGSLKSEIEDSLKYGVVKMNVDTDTQYAFTRPLAAHMFTNYDGVLKIDGEVGNKKFYDPRSYLKKAEASMSERVVEACNDLHSAGRSVTGG, encoded by the coding sequence ATGCCGATCGCCACGCCTGAGGTCTATGCCGAGATGCTCGGCCGGGCCAAGGAGCATTCCTTTGCATTCCCGGCCATCAACTGTGTCGGCTCGGAGAGCATCAACGCGGCCATCAAGGGTTTCGCCGACGCGGGGAGCGACGGCATCATCCAGTTTTCGACCGGTGGGGCCGAGTTCGCTTCGGGGCTCGGGGTGAAGGACATGGTGACCGGTGCCGTCGCACTGGCCGAATTCGCCCATGTGATCGCCGACAGGTACCCGATCACGGTCGCTCTGCACACCGACCATTGTCCGAAGGACAAGCTGGACACCTATGTGCGTCCGCTGCTGGCCATCTCATCGGAGAGGGTGAGTGCGGGTCGCGCTCCCTTGTTCCAGTCGCACATGTGGGACGGCTCGGCCGTCCCGATCGACGAGAACCTCGCCATCGCCCAGGAACTGCTGAAGCTTTCTGCTGAGGCCAAGATTGTGCTCGAGGTCGAGATCGGCGTCGTCGGCGGTGAGGAAGACGGCGTCGAGGCCGAGATCAACGAAAAGCTCTACACCTCCTCGGAGGATTTCGAGAAGACGATCGACGCGTTGGGCGCGGGCGAGCAGGGGGCCTACCTACTGGCGGCCACGTTCGGAAACGTGCACGGCGTGTACAAGCCCGGCAATGTGGTTCTCAAGCCCGACGTGCTGGCCGAGGGCCAGCGGGTGGCCGCCGCCAAGCTCGGATTATCCGATGACGCAAAGCCTTTCGATTTCGTCTTCCACGGCGGGTCGGGTTCGCTGAAGTCCGAGATCGAAGATTCCCTCAAGTACGGCGTGGTGAAGATGAACGTCGATACCGACACGCAGTACGCCTTCACCCGTCCGTTGGCCGCGCACATGTTCACCAACTACGACGGTGTGCTCAAGATCGACGGCGAGGTGGGTAACAAGAAGTTCTACGACCCGCGCAGTTACCTGAAGAAGGCCGAGGCGTCGATGAGCGAGCGCGTGGTCGAGGCCTGCAACGACCTGCACAGCGCCGGACGCAGCGTCACCGGCGGTTAG
- a CDS encoding CHAP domain-containing protein → MTLRGPKLWLTLCAFGAVIVVGLATLLVRHPGAIDILPGKPVAFPQIDRTALDPAQARIVDVLQAQYDAQPGGSHFSEGVEEPWCADFVSWVLNEAGQPLSNPNSGSWRIPGVYTLQEYYQAAGRFTDPEGYRPRTGDVVMYADGSPLGLHTNFVVTVDDNAITTIGGNEEGGIRVHTLDDAEIARILGYGRPAV, encoded by the coding sequence GTGACCCTGCGCGGACCCAAACTCTGGTTGACCCTGTGCGCGTTCGGCGCGGTCATCGTGGTCGGCCTGGCAACCCTGTTGGTCCGGCATCCCGGCGCCATCGACATCCTGCCCGGCAAACCTGTCGCCTTCCCCCAGATCGACCGCACCGCACTCGATCCGGCCCAGGCGCGCATCGTCGATGTGCTGCAGGCGCAGTACGACGCCCAGCCCGGCGGCAGCCACTTCTCCGAAGGCGTCGAGGAGCCGTGGTGCGCCGACTTCGTCAGCTGGGTGCTCAACGAGGCGGGCCAGCCGCTGTCCAACCCGAACTCGGGGAGCTGGCGGATCCCGGGCGTGTACACGCTGCAGGAGTACTACCAGGCGGCGGGCCGGTTCACCGATCCGGAGGGATACCGGCCGCGCACCGGCGACGTGGTGATGTACGCCGATGGCAGCCCGCTCGGGTTGCACACCAATTTCGTTGTGACCGTGGATGACAACGCGATCACCACAATCGGTGGCAATGAAGAGGGCGGCATCCGGGTGCACACCCTCGATGACGCCGAGATCGCCAGGATCCTCGGCTACGGCCGACCGGCCGTCTGA
- a CDS encoding DUF4878 domain-containing protein produces the protein MSNPTGPDEDRTDQSDTPTEKVELPTAAFPTPELSEPATEIIGSADEVTEAVARSEERRFTAPSGFDGSTQKIDTPPDPETEVFAPPAEGDTDTEEVPKGAAPQSIPPREESDQRPAPAGRRSWGWVVAVVLVIAALVAIAVLGTVLLTRKSSSAASQEDDVRTTIQDFDSAIQRGDLAALRSMTCGTTRENYVKYDQKAWDETHARVEDAKQYPVVASIDQVVVSGDHAEANVTSFMAFAPQTRSTRSFDLQFRDNQWKICQAPTG, from the coding sequence ATGTCGAACCCAACGGGACCTGACGAAGATCGCACCGACCAGAGCGACACCCCGACCGAGAAGGTCGAGTTGCCCACAGCCGCGTTCCCCACACCCGAGCTCTCCGAGCCGGCCACCGAAATCATCGGCTCGGCCGACGAAGTCACCGAGGCGGTGGCGCGCAGCGAAGAACGACGCTTCACCGCACCATCCGGGTTCGACGGATCCACCCAGAAGATCGACACCCCGCCCGACCCGGAGACCGAGGTGTTCGCACCGCCCGCCGAGGGCGACACCGACACCGAGGAAGTGCCGAAAGGTGCAGCCCCGCAATCTATCCCGCCGCGCGAGGAATCGGATCAGCGACCGGCGCCCGCCGGCCGCCGCAGCTGGGGATGGGTGGTGGCAGTCGTCCTGGTCATCGCGGCCCTGGTGGCGATCGCGGTGCTCGGCACCGTCCTGCTGACCCGCAAATCGTCGTCGGCGGCATCCCAGGAAGACGACGTCCGCACGACGATCCAGGACTTCGACTCGGCCATCCAGCGGGGCGACCTGGCTGCCCTGCGGTCGATGACCTGCGGCACCACCCGGGAGAACTACGTCAAGTACGACCAGAAGGCCTGGGACGAAACCCACGCCCGAGTGGAGGACGCCAAGCAGTACCCAGTGGTGGCCAGCATCGACCAGGTGGTCGTCAGCGGCGACCACGCCGAGGCCAACGTCACCAGCTTCATGGCATTTGCCCCGCAAACCCGGTCCACCCGCAGCTTCGACCTCCAGTTCCGCGACAATCAGTGGAAGATCTGCCAGGCACCGACCGGTTAA
- a CDS encoding DUF3151 domain-containing protein: MTRMGDLLGPEPVLLPGDPEAEDELAAGEKAAVVAAAHPSASIAWAVLAERALADDKAVTAYAYARTGYHRGLDQLRRNGWKGFGPVPFAHEPNQGFLRCVASLARAADDIGETDELQRCLDLLDDCDPSARAELGLA, from the coding sequence ATGACACGGATGGGTGATTTGTTGGGGCCGGAGCCGGTCCTCCTTCCCGGGGACCCTGAGGCCGAGGACGAATTGGCCGCGGGTGAAAAGGCTGCCGTCGTGGCGGCCGCCCACCCGTCGGCGTCGATCGCGTGGGCGGTGCTGGCCGAGAGGGCGCTCGCCGACGACAAGGCCGTCACCGCGTATGCGTATGCCCGCACCGGCTATCACCGCGGGTTGGATCAGTTGCGGCGTAACGGCTGGAAGGGTTTCGGCCCGGTGCCGTTCGCCCATGAGCCGAACCAGGGATTCCTGCGGTGTGTGGCCTCGTTGGCCCGGGCGGCCGACGACATCGGTGAGACCGACGAGCTTCAGCGGTGCCTCGATCTGCTCGACGACTGCGATCCGTCGGCCCGGGCCGAACTCGGCCTGGCCTAG
- a CDS encoding cation diffusion facilitator family transporter encodes MGAGHDHSHSSDTRVSRMVIAAAILSAFFIVELVTALLINSIALLADAGHMLTDLVAMFMGVTAVLLARRGSSSPDRTYGWHRAEVFTAVANAVLLLGVAAFILYEAFERLGDAPEVPGVPMIVVALAGLLANAVVVLLLRSHAEGSLAVKGAYMEVVADTVGSIGVLVAGIVTVTTGWPYADVVVAVLVALWVLPRAIALARAALRILSESSPQHIDVEELRTALGAVEGVTGVHDLHVWTLVPGKDMVTAHLTSSADTARVLDDARAVLNARGLAHATVQVEPPESADDCSCEAKD; translated from the coding sequence ATGGGTGCCGGCCACGATCACAGCCACAGCAGCGATACCCGCGTCAGCAGGATGGTCATCGCCGCCGCGATCCTGTCGGCGTTCTTCATCGTGGAGCTCGTCACGGCCCTGCTGATCAACTCGATCGCACTGCTGGCCGACGCGGGGCACATGCTGACCGACCTGGTCGCGATGTTCATGGGGGTGACCGCGGTACTGCTCGCACGCCGCGGCAGCTCCTCACCCGACCGGACGTACGGCTGGCACCGCGCCGAGGTGTTCACCGCGGTGGCCAACGCGGTGCTGTTGCTCGGCGTCGCCGCGTTCATCCTCTACGAGGCTTTCGAACGGCTCGGCGACGCGCCCGAGGTACCCGGCGTGCCGATGATCGTCGTCGCGCTGGCCGGGCTACTCGCCAACGCCGTAGTGGTGCTGCTGCTGCGCTCGCATGCGGAAGGCAGCCTGGCCGTCAAAGGTGCGTACATGGAGGTCGTGGCCGACACCGTCGGCAGCATCGGTGTCCTCGTCGCCGGCATCGTCACCGTCACCACCGGCTGGCCCTACGCCGATGTCGTGGTCGCCGTCCTCGTCGCTCTGTGGGTGCTCCCGAGGGCCATCGCGTTGGCCCGGGCAGCGCTGCGGATCCTCAGCGAATCCTCCCCGCAGCACATCGACGTCGAAGAGCTGCGGACCGCACTCGGGGCGGTGGAAGGCGTGACGGGCGTGCACGATCTGCACGTGTGGACGCTCGTCCCCGGGAAGGACATGGTCACCGCGCACCTGACCAGCAGTGCCGACACCGCCCGAGTGCTCGACGACGCCCGCGCGGTACTGAACGCCCGGGGCCTGGCCCACGCCACCGTGCAGGTGGAGCCGCCCGAATCAGCAGACGACTGCTCCTGCGAGGCGAAGGACTAG
- a CDS encoding site-2 protease family protein, with protein MNIRPLHQSVRPSPVFLAVVAITVAGGVVAWLAADTVKPLSYIGVFILVIAGWLVSLCLHEFGHAFTAWRFGDATMKSEVAGRGYLTLNPLKYSHPLLSLGLPVLFIALGGIGLPGGAVYVRTSGMTARQKTLVSLAGPAANLVLGVLLLVITQIFFDPAHGVFWSGLAFLGFLQVTAVVLNLLPIPGLDGYGALEPHLSPDTQRALEPAKQWGFFILLILLITPMLNRWFFAVVLWFVDLSGVPRHLVSWGSTLTRFWSAWL; from the coding sequence GTGAACATCCGCCCGCTGCATCAGTCGGTACGCCCCAGCCCGGTCTTTTTGGCCGTCGTCGCGATCACCGTGGCCGGCGGGGTGGTGGCCTGGCTGGCCGCCGACACGGTGAAGCCGCTGTCCTACATCGGCGTTTTCATCCTGGTGATCGCGGGCTGGCTGGTGTCGCTGTGTCTGCACGAGTTCGGCCACGCCTTCACCGCGTGGCGGTTCGGTGACGCCACCATGAAAAGCGAAGTGGCGGGTCGCGGCTATCTGACCCTCAACCCGCTCAAGTACTCCCATCCCCTGCTGTCACTGGGGCTGCCGGTGCTGTTCATCGCCCTCGGCGGCATCGGCCTGCCCGGCGGGGCCGTCTACGTCCGCACCTCGGGAATGACGGCGCGGCAGAAGACCCTGGTCAGCCTGGCCGGTCCGGCCGCCAACCTGGTCTTGGGGGTGCTGCTGCTGGTCATCACCCAGATCTTCTTCGACCCGGCCCACGGGGTGTTCTGGTCCGGGCTGGCCTTCCTGGGTTTCCTGCAGGTCACTGCGGTTGTGCTGAACCTGCTGCCGATTCCCGGGCTGGACGGCTACGGCGCACTGGAACCGCACTTGAGCCCCGACACTCAGCGAGCACTGGAGCCGGCCAAGCAGTGGGGTTTCTTCATCCTGTTGATCCTGCTGATCACGCCCATGCTCAACCGGTGGTTCTTCGCGGTGGTCTTATGGTTCGTCGATCTTTCCGGAGTACCGCGCCATCTGGTGTCGTGGGGCAGCACTCTGACCCGCTTCTGGTCCGCCTGGCTCTGA